The following are encoded together in the Aciduricibacillus chroicocephali genome:
- the rsbW gene encoding anti-sigma B factor RsbW: MENFDFIEMKFPAKAEYVGVARLSISGVASRMGFSFEDIEDLKVAMSEAVTNVVEHAYEGDHPGEFTIGFGVYEDRLEIMVADHGGSFDLQNIKGAIGPYKATESVDKMREGGFGLFLINALMDKVEINNNYGVIVLMTKYLNESEVGFDDQFSKTQ; this comes from the coding sequence ATGGAAAATTTCGATTTTATTGAAATGAAGTTCCCGGCGAAAGCCGAATATGTTGGCGTAGCACGCCTTAGTATCTCAGGGGTTGCAAGCCGCATGGGTTTTTCTTTCGAAGATATTGAAGATTTAAAAGTTGCAATGTCCGAAGCGGTAACGAATGTGGTGGAACACGCATATGAAGGAGATCATCCGGGAGAATTCACTATCGGATTTGGTGTATATGAAGACAGACTCGAAATCATGGTGGCAGACCATGGCGGCAGCTTCGATCTTCAGAATATCAAGGGTGCAATCGGGCCATATAAGGCAACAGAATCTGTAGACAAGATGCGCGAGGGTGGTTTTGGTCTCTTCTTGATTAATGCTTTGATGGACAAGGTCGAAATTAATAATAATTACGGGGTTATCGTTTTGATGACCAAGTATTTGAACGAGTCTGAGGTGGGGTTTGATGACCAATTCTCAAAGACCCAATAA
- a CDS encoding catalase, with the protein MSNERNFTLANGAPVTNNTDSMTAGPRGPMLLQDLWFMEKLAHFDREVIPERRMHAKGSGAYGTFTVTHDITKYTKAKLFSEIGKKTDIFLRFSTVAGERGAADAERDIRGFALRFYTEEGNWDVVGNNTPVFFFRDPLLFPDLNHVVKRNPRTNMRDANANWDFWTQLPEALHQVTIVMSDRGLPKTYRHMHGFGSHTFSMINSDNERVWVKYHFRSQQGIENLTDADAAEVVGADRESHQRDLYDNIENGNFPKWKMYIQVMTEEEANNMPYNPFDLTKVWYKDQFPLIEVGEFELNRNPENYFAEVEQAAFTPANLVPGVSFSPDKMLQGRLFAYGDAARYRLGVNHHQIPVNQPKCPYHVFHRDGAMRVDGNNGSQLGYSPNSYGNWQTTPQHEEPKQELFGDAGRWNAREDDDLYFEQPGKLFRLMSDEQKQVLFENTGRAMAGVDKHIMQRHVLHCHQADPAYGEGVAKALGIDLTEAIQEAPATATY; encoded by the coding sequence GTGAGTAACGAAAGAAATTTCACTTTGGCCAATGGTGCCCCAGTAACAAACAACACTGATTCCATGACAGCAGGTCCACGTGGCCCTATGCTTTTGCAAGATCTCTGGTTCATGGAGAAGCTTGCACATTTCGACAGAGAAGTAATCCCTGAGCGTCGTATGCACGCTAAAGGTTCAGGAGCTTACGGTACATTCACTGTCACTCATGACATTACTAAATATACAAAAGCAAAACTATTCTCTGAAATTGGTAAGAAAACTGATATCTTCCTTCGTTTCTCCACAGTAGCTGGCGAACGTGGAGCAGCAGATGCTGAGCGCGATATCCGCGGTTTCGCATTGCGTTTCTACACTGAGGAAGGTAACTGGGATGTCGTTGGTAACAACACACCTGTATTCTTCTTCCGCGATCCACTATTGTTCCCAGACTTGAACCACGTTGTTAAGCGTAACCCACGCACAAACATGCGTGATGCAAACGCTAACTGGGATTTCTGGACTCAGCTTCCTGAAGCTTTGCACCAGGTAACAATCGTTATGTCTGACCGTGGTCTTCCTAAGACTTACCGTCACATGCACGGTTTCGGAAGCCATACATTCAGCATGATCAATTCTGACAACGAACGCGTATGGGTTAAATACCACTTCCGTTCCCAGCAAGGTATCGAAAACCTTACTGATGCTGATGCAGCTGAAGTAGTAGGCGCAGATCGCGAGAGCCATCAGCGTGACCTTTACGATAATATCGAAAACGGCAACTTCCCTAAATGGAAGATGTACATTCAGGTAATGACTGAAGAAGAAGCGAACAACATGCCTTACAACCCGTTCGATCTTACTAAAGTTTGGTACAAAGATCAGTTCCCACTTATCGAAGTTGGTGAATTCGAATTGAACCGCAACCCTGAAAACTACTTTGCTGAAGTTGAGCAGGCTGCTTTCACACCTGCAAACCTTGTTCCAGGTGTAAGTTTCTCTCCTGACAAGATGCTTCAAGGCCGTTTGTTCGCTTATGGCGATGCTGCACGTTACCGTCTTGGTGTTAACCATCACCAAATCCCGGTTAACCAGCCTAAATGCCCTTACCATGTATTCCACCGCGATGGTGCAATGCGTGTTGACGGCAACAACGGAAGCCAGCTTGGATACTCTCCAAACAGCTACGGCAACTGGCAGACAACTCCTCAGCACGAGGAACCAAAACAGGAATTGTTCGGCGATGCTGGTCGTTGGAACGCTCGCGAAGACGACGATCTTTACTTCGAACAGCCTGGTAAATTGTTCCGCCTCATGAGCGATGAACAGAAACAAGTATTGTTCGAAAACACTGGTCGCGCTATGGCTGGTGTGGACAAGCACATTATGCAGCGTCACGTATTGCACTGCCACCAGGCAGATCCAGCATACGGTGAAGGTGTTGCAAAAGCACTTGGTATTGATTTGACTGAAGCAATCCAAGAAGCTCCTGCAACTGCTACTTACTAA
- the sigB gene encoding RNA polymerase sigma factor SigB, with protein MMTNSQRPNKGKDQVYEWIEYLHEDPKNEEYQEKVVLAYKDLVDSLARKYSKNSSIHEDLVQIGMIGLLAAVRRYDASYGKSFESFAIPTIIGEIKRFIRDKTWSVHVPRRIKELGPKIKKAVDELTTENQKSPSVQEIADYLDVSEEEILETMEMSKSYKALSVDRKIEADSDGSTVAILDLIGNQDKGYENIDQKMILENIMHVLTEREQKILQCTYFENMSQKETGDLLGISQMHVSRLQRRSLRKLREAIQSESSEVLD; from the coding sequence TTGATGACCAATTCTCAAAGACCCAATAAAGGTAAAGATCAGGTATATGAATGGATTGAATACTTGCATGAAGATCCGAAGAATGAGGAATATCAAGAAAAAGTAGTCCTTGCCTATAAAGACCTTGTTGACTCTCTTGCCAGAAAATATTCAAAGAACTCAAGCATACATGAGGATCTCGTTCAAATCGGAATGATCGGGCTACTTGCTGCAGTCCGCCGATACGATGCCTCCTATGGAAAATCTTTTGAGTCATTCGCCATACCTACAATCATTGGAGAAATTAAACGATTTATTCGGGACAAAACTTGGAGCGTTCATGTACCGCGACGCATTAAGGAACTTGGCCCAAAAATTAAAAAAGCAGTGGATGAGTTGACAACTGAAAATCAAAAGTCTCCATCCGTTCAGGAAATAGCTGATTATCTTGACGTTTCCGAAGAGGAAATACTTGAAACGATGGAAATGAGCAAGAGCTATAAGGCATTGTCTGTTGACCGCAAGATTGAAGCAGATTCAGATGGCAGTACTGTGGCCATTCTTGATTTGATCGGCAATCAGGACAAAGGTTATGAAAACATTGATCAGAAGATGATTCTCGAAAATATAATGCATGTGCTTACAGAGCGAGAGCAAAAGATTTTGCAATGTACATATTTTGAGAATATGAGCCAAAAAGAAACTGGAGATTTACTTGGGATATCGCAAATGCATGTATCAAGACTGCAACGCCGTTCCTTGAGAAAGTTGCGTGAAGCGATTCAGTCGGAAAGTTCGGAGGTTCTGGATTGA
- a CDS encoding SprT family protein, which yields MEILSETELHELVNKISLKYFFKPYIDSVCFNSRLRTTGGRYIPARRLIELNPKYLIEADREEFIGIIKHELCHYHLHIEGKKFGHADKSFKELLKATGSPRFCNPLPSQSRKTYIYLCTKCNMEYKRKRRVDINRFSCGRCRGKLELIKDLRDS from the coding sequence ATGGAAATTCTGAGTGAAACTGAACTTCATGAACTAGTGAACAAGATTTCTTTGAAATATTTCTTTAAGCCTTATATAGATAGTGTCTGTTTCAATTCTCGTTTAAGAACAACAGGAGGGAGATACATTCCGGCCAGGAGACTTATAGAATTGAACCCAAAGTATCTTATTGAAGCTGACCGAGAGGAATTCATAGGAATTATTAAACACGAGTTGTGTCATTATCATCTACATATAGAAGGAAAAAAATTTGGACATGCCGACAAGTCTTTTAAAGAGTTGTTGAAGGCAACGGGTTCACCGAGATTTTGCAACCCGCTGCCTTCTCAATCAAGGAAAACATATATATACCTTTGTACAAAGTGCAACATGGAATATAAGAGGAAGCGAAGAGTAGATATCAATAGATTTTCTTGTGGGAGATGCCGAGGGAAACTAGAATTGATAAAAGATCTGAGGGACTCTTAA
- a CDS encoding SpoIIE family protein phosphatase: protein MQTAVFQKPKKGNYICGDSYFFEETDDGYICAIADGLGSGEMAKESSQVAINVIKDAANDPPEKILRDINLALAGKRGVVIGVLKLDYTNGIFSFLSVGNIGLVAINAEHRKIRHISNAGYLAGYQRTFKFEEKKLEPEMNFLLFSDGVSERELSKDYMVTTDVQDLITLYSHLSSEIKTDDTTLIAIRYEDDD, encoded by the coding sequence GTGCAGACAGCTGTTTTCCAAAAACCAAAAAAGGGCAATTATATTTGTGGTGACAGCTATTTCTTTGAGGAAACAGATGATGGTTATATCTGTGCTATTGCTGATGGACTTGGCAGTGGGGAGATGGCCAAAGAATCATCACAAGTGGCGATTAATGTCATAAAGGATGCAGCCAATGATCCTCCAGAAAAGATCCTCCGGGATATCAATTTGGCGCTCGCTGGTAAAAGAGGAGTAGTCATCGGTGTGCTGAAGCTTGATTATACGAATGGCATTTTTTCTTTTCTATCCGTAGGGAATATAGGCCTTGTCGCAATTAACGCAGAACATCGCAAAATACGCCATATCAGCAATGCCGGTTACTTGGCTGGCTACCAGCGAACGTTCAAGTTTGAAGAGAAGAAGCTTGAACCGGAAATGAATTTTCTCCTTTTCTCAGATGGAGTTTCCGAGAGGGAATTATCTAAGGACTATATGGTAACGACCGATGTCCAGGATCTAATTACATTATATTCACATCTGAGCAGTGAAATTAAAACCGATGATACAACACTTATAGCTATACGCTATGAGGACGATGACTAG
- a CDS encoding Tex family protein: MPDINEKVLTWTAKEAGVSDKIAEKVINLLDEGNTVPFIARYRKEMTGGLDEVQIKLIQDKWMYAVNLSERKEEVIRLIEEQGKLTAELKKDITSAEQLQRVEDLYRPYKQKRRTRATIAKEKGLEPFAERLWGQKAELNLLEEARDYISEEKELPTIEEVLAGVNDIIAEWIADHAEYRELCREETFKQGVIMTKAKDEEKDEKQVFQMYYDYSEAVRSMASHRVLAVNRGEKEGILKVSIEPPTERLIEKLARKAIKRHTSGKVREILEQAIEDSFKRLLQPSVEREIRHTLTEKAEQQAIEVFSKNLNSLLLQPPLKERKILGVDPAFRTGCKLAVIDETGKMLDISVMYPTAPRNDIKGAEQAVLNYVKKYDIELIAIGNGTASRETEQFIVEVIQRNELNIPYIIVNEAGASVYSASALAREEFPDLQTEERSAVSIARRVQDPLAELVKIDPKSIGVGQYQHDVSQKYLNESLGFVVETAVNQVGVNVNTASVSLLQYVSGLSKTVAKNIIMRREELGKLRKRSELKDVPRLGAKTYEQSIGFLRIIDGDNPLDRTPIHPETYKQAEKLLSYVDCDLKDIGTANLREQLQSINVNEMAEKLDIGIPTLNDMISALSRPERDPREDYPQPLLKTNVLSLEDLQKGMELQGTVRNVVDFGVFVDIGVKQDGLVHISKLTNKYVKHPLDVVSVGDIVTVWVEDCDIKRGRIALSMLGQKVEA; the protein is encoded by the coding sequence GTGCCCGATATTAATGAAAAAGTACTTACATGGACAGCAAAAGAGGCTGGCGTGTCTGATAAGATCGCGGAAAAAGTAATCAATCTTCTAGATGAAGGAAATACAGTTCCGTTTATCGCCCGTTATCGTAAAGAAATGACCGGCGGGTTGGATGAAGTCCAAATCAAGCTCATCCAGGATAAATGGATGTATGCTGTCAATCTATCGGAACGCAAGGAAGAAGTCATCCGGCTTATTGAAGAGCAGGGCAAACTAACGGCAGAACTAAAAAAGGACATCACATCAGCAGAACAGCTGCAGCGTGTTGAAGACTTATATAGGCCTTACAAACAGAAACGAAGAACGAGAGCGACTATCGCTAAAGAAAAAGGACTCGAACCGTTTGCAGAGCGTCTATGGGGACAAAAAGCGGAACTGAATTTATTGGAGGAAGCGAGAGATTACATCTCTGAAGAGAAAGAATTGCCGACAATTGAAGAAGTTCTTGCAGGTGTCAATGACATTATTGCGGAATGGATTGCTGACCATGCTGAATATAGAGAACTTTGCCGTGAAGAAACGTTCAAACAAGGCGTTATCATGACGAAAGCAAAAGACGAAGAGAAAGATGAAAAGCAAGTTTTTCAAATGTATTATGATTACAGTGAAGCTGTTCGTTCTATGGCATCTCATCGTGTCCTCGCTGTAAATCGTGGGGAAAAGGAAGGTATCCTGAAAGTAAGTATTGAGCCGCCTACTGAAAGGCTCATTGAAAAGCTTGCTCGTAAAGCAATCAAAAGGCATACAAGTGGGAAGGTACGTGAAATACTTGAACAGGCTATAGAGGATAGTTTTAAGCGTCTTTTACAGCCATCGGTCGAGCGAGAAATACGCCATACTTTGACGGAAAAGGCAGAACAGCAGGCAATTGAGGTTTTCTCAAAGAACTTGAACAGCCTTCTGCTTCAACCACCGCTTAAGGAGAGAAAGATACTTGGGGTGGATCCTGCATTTCGTACTGGCTGCAAGCTCGCTGTAATAGATGAAACAGGAAAAATGCTTGATATTAGCGTCATGTACCCAACTGCTCCGCGTAATGACATAAAGGGAGCTGAACAGGCAGTACTGAACTATGTGAAAAAGTACGACATTGAACTGATTGCTATTGGTAATGGAACGGCTTCACGGGAAACAGAACAGTTTATAGTAGAAGTGATTCAGCGTAATGAACTGAACATCCCATATATCATTGTAAATGAGGCAGGAGCAAGTGTATACTCAGCCTCTGCTCTAGCACGTGAAGAATTCCCGGATTTGCAAACCGAAGAACGGAGTGCGGTTTCTATTGCAAGACGTGTACAGGATCCGCTTGCCGAACTTGTAAAAATTGACCCGAAATCAATTGGAGTTGGCCAATATCAACATGATGTGAGTCAAAAATATCTTAACGAATCACTAGGGTTTGTTGTTGAAACAGCTGTAAATCAGGTTGGTGTTAACGTAAACACCGCTTCTGTTTCTTTACTGCAATATGTATCAGGACTAAGCAAAACAGTCGCAAAAAATATTATTATGAGAAGAGAAGAACTCGGAAAGCTGAGAAAGCGTAGTGAACTTAAGGATGTACCTCGACTCGGTGCAAAAACGTATGAACAGAGTATTGGTTTCCTAAGAATTATAGATGGAGACAATCCACTTGATCGTACGCCAATCCACCCAGAGACATATAAGCAGGCTGAAAAGCTTTTATCCTATGTAGACTGTGATTTAAAAGATATAGGGACGGCAAATCTTCGTGAACAGCTGCAAAGTATTAATGTTAATGAAATGGCTGAGAAGTTGGACATTGGTATTCCAACATTGAATGACATGATTTCAGCGTTAAGCAGACCTGAACGTGACCCTCGTGAAGATTATCCGCAACCGCTGCTTAAAACAAATGTTTTATCATTGGAAGATTTACAAAAAGGGATGGAACTGCAAGGAACTGTCCGTAATGTCGTTGACTTTGGTGTATTTGTCGATATCGGTGTGAAACAAGATGGGCTTGTACATATATCGAAACTTACAAATAAGTATGTAAAGCATCCTCTTGATGTTGTCTCAGTAGGAGACATTGTCACAGTCTGGGTTGAGGATTGTGATATAAAAAGGGGTAGAATCGCGTTATCGATGTTAGGACAGAAAGTAGAAGCATAG